From Camelina sativa cultivar DH55 chromosome 7, Cs, whole genome shotgun sequence, one genomic window encodes:
- the LOC104701328 gene encoding putative F-box protein At1g67623 — protein sequence MVSSSLSSSSSSIKKSWKTRICLDSLPEDLLVEISSCIAASSLSEVRNLRLVSKPFRHICDDGYVLRRLSLQETPLFPWHRDHETFSNFFKRCRKNGNPEALYRKGFIYYFLQNREHKGLKHLAKAAEKGHKEAKYVYGLILICLGGQTKQKGFKILSSVTKPLLSTTIDELLELRYKIEKIREFVWKIIY from the coding sequence atggtaTCATCCTCTCTgtcctcgtcttcttcgtctatAAAGAAATCTTGGAAAACAAGAATTTGCCTCGATTCTTTACCGGAAGATCTTCTCGTAGAGATTTCGTCATGTATCGCAGCTTCTTCCTTGTCAGAGGTTCGTAATCTCAGATTAGTTTCGAAACCGTTTCGACATATTTGCGATGATGGATATGTTCTCCGCAGACTTTCGCTCCAAGAAACCCCTCTGTTCCCATGGCATCGCGACCATGAAACGTTctccaattttttcaaaagatgTCGCAAGAATGGAAACCCCGAAGCTTTGTATCGCAAAGGATTCATCTACTACTTTCTACAGAACCGTGAGCACAAAGGACTCAAACATTTAGCTAAAGCTGCAGAAAAAGGACACAAAGAGGCTAAATATGTCTATGGGCTGATTCTGATCTGTCTTGGAggccaaacaaaacaaaagggttTCAAGATCTTGTCTTCTGTTACAAAGCCGTTGTTGTCAACTACGATAGATGAGCTGCTGGAACTTCGATACAAGATTGAAAAGATTAGAGAGTTCGTTTGGaaaattatctattaa